In Nocardia sp. XZ_19_385, the sequence ACTATGTGCCCAGCGTGGAAATCTTCGACAACATCACGCACAAGGAGATCCACGACAAGGTCCAGCTGATGGATCCGACCGTGCTCAGCGCCGGGCAACAGGCCTGGCAGCAGACCGCGACCGGGCTGGCCGACGCGGTCACCGTGGCACACACCGAGATTCGCGCCACCATCGCCGACGGCTGGCGCGGCGCGGCGGCGCAGACCGCCGCCGACGCGGTGCGCGCCTTCGAACAGCAGGGCAGCCAACTGGCCGACGTGATGTCGACGGTGGCCCAGCGGCTCGGCCAGGCCGGGGATGCCGCCGAGAGCTTGCGTTCGGCGGTCGGCATTCCGTCGGACGAGCAACCGGATCTGTCCGCGGCGCTGCTGGATCCGAATCAGGCCACCGGTAATACCGCCCTGCAGAAGGCCTCCGAGCACGATCGCCAGGATGTGGTGGCGGCAATGGAGAGCATCTACACCAACGCCTTCATTCAGAGCGGAGCCGCAGTACCCGCGTTCCCCGACACGACGGCGGTCGGCGCGCCGGTGGCGACCACTAACCCGAGTTCGTCCGCCCCGGCCCTGCAAACTCCGGCGCTCGACACGGGAAGCCCTGCGGTGCAGCCGGTTTCGACCATTCCGGCGACCACACAGCCCGCGGCGGCGACACCGGCGGAGCCGACGACACCCGAGCCGGAACCAGCCGAGACCACGCCCGCATCGGTGCTGCCGGTCGCGAGCCTGCCGAGCGCGGTGGTCCCGGGCGACACCGCGCCCGCTTCCACGTCCACCATTCCGTCCACCACCGCCACCGCACCGACCACTCCGGTCGCGGCGGCCACGCCGGAACGCCTCGCTCCCACCCCGGCCGCCGCGCCGGTCGCCCCCGCCGCGGCGGCGCCGACCCTGCCCAGCGGCTTCGCCACCTCCGCTGCCAGCGCCGACGAGGAACGCAAACGCGAGGAACGCAAACGCGACACCAGCACCGACGCGGTCACGGGTGCGGGTGTCGGCGCCATGGGCGGCCTGATGGGCGGCGCCATGGCCGCGGGCGGTGACACGCCTCGGCAGGGTGGCAGCGTCGGATCCCGCCCGGCCCCCGCTTCGTCGCAGGACGACGAGGACGAGGACGACGAATTGCATTGGGCCGACGACGAACTCACCTTCCTCGAACCCGCCGATGAACCCCGGGAACTGATCGGCTCGATGGATCCGACCACGCCCCCGGTGGTCGGCGAATGGACCGAACTGGAGTGAACGCCCCTGTGTCACCCGCGAGTTCGGCCATGAACTGGACTTTGACTCCCGACCAGTTCGCTCTGGCCTGGTCCCGTACCGACGGCGACCGCATTCCCTATCCGCTCGCGGTCCGGCTCTCGGCCCGCGACACCGCCGAGCGCGCGGCTCAGCTGCCCGCGCTCGACGAATGGTGTGACCAGGTGCTCGACGCCGAATTGGCGGCGGCGCTGCGGGCGCTGGCCGATCCCGCTGTGCGCGTGGAGATTTTCGGCGAGCGCCAGGCCGGTGATCCGGCTGTCCAGTCCCGGCAGGTGCGTCAGGAGGCGCTACCCGGCACGGTCGGCCCCCCGGTTCCCGTTGCCGAGCCGGACGACTTCGACGACGAATCCGCCCGCCCTGTCCGGATTCTCGGCGCCGTCTCCGGCAATATCGCCGTGGTCGCCGCGCAGCGCCCCGGTGCCACACCCGACCGCGGCGGCGACCTCCGCCTCTTCGTCACCACTCCGAAAAGCCTTGCCTCCCGCATGGTTTCGATGCTGCCCAAGAACTCCCCCGGCACCCTGTCCCGGTTGACGGCTCCGCTGTCGAAGGTCACCGAGGACAGCCGCGACATGGTCACCATGCAGGTCGCGGGTCCCGCCACCCCGGCGCGTATCCGCAAGCTCCTCAACCATCCGCGCGACGGGATCGGCCAGATCGTCGTCTCCATCCGCCGTCCCGACGGCGACCTGCGCCCCTTCGGGGTGCTGTGCTGGATCGATGTCCGCGCCGACGGCCGCTACACCGTCCGCACCGGCACCGACGTCGACATCACGCCGGTCGACGCGGAAGGTTTCCGGGATGCGCTGCGGCCCATGCTCACCGCGGCGGAGAAGAAGACCACCGCCTACGCGCAGGCCTGGTGACGCCCCGCGAAGTGACCTGACTCACGTGCTGTCACAACGATCTCGGCTGCGGTGTCTTGATGTCGAACCTGGAAACAGAGGAGAACATCATGAACATCGCACTGTGGATCACCGCCGGACTGCTCGCTGCGGCAGCTCTGGCCAGCGGCGGCGCCAAAGTGTTGCTGCCCAAGGAAAAGCTGAGCGGCAAGCCCGGCGGAGAGTGGGCCGCGGACTCCAGCGACAGCTTCATCAAGACCCTTGGCGTCCTGGAAGTCCTGGCCGCGGTGGGCCTGATCCTGCCTGCTGTGCTCGATATCGCGCCCGTCCTGGTGCCGGTGACCGCTGTCGCCTGGATCCTGCTGATGATCGGCGCGATGATCACCCATCTCCGGTACGAGGGTGGCTACAAGTTCGCGGTGGCGAACGCGGTCTATCTCCTGCTCGCGGCCTTCATCGCCTGGGGCCGATTCGTCCTGGAGCCCTTCGCCTGATCGGCGACTGAGATCATTGAGGCCGCCGGCAAGCAGTGCCGGGCAGCGACGGAGAAGGATCGACAGATGAGCGACCACGCCAGCAACCCGGCGACCGACAGTTTCGTCGCGCACCGCAACCTGCTCTTCACCGTCGCCTACGAGATGCTCGGGTCGGCCGCCGACGCCGAAGACGTGCTGCAGGAAACCTGGCTGCGCTGGGCCGAGGTCGACCTGAGCACGGTCCTCGACGAGCGCGCCTACCTGGTCCGCATCACCTCCCGCCAAGCGCTCAACCGGTTACGCAGCCTGAAGCGCCGCAAGGAGTCCTACGTGGGCCCGTGGCTACCCGAGCCGCTGCTCACCGCGCCGGACGTGGCCGAGGATGTCGAGCTCGCCGAGAGCCTCTCGACCGCGCTGATGCTCGTGCTGGAAACCCTCTCCCCCACCGAGCGGGCGGTCTTCGTGCTGCGCGAGGTCTTCGACGTGAGTTACGACGAGATCGCGGCCTCGGTCGACAAAACCCCCGCCGCGGTCCGCCAGATCGCGCACCGCGCCCGCCAGCACGTCGACGCCCGCCGCCCCCGCTCCACGGTCACCCGGAGCCAGACCAAGGCGGCCCTGGAATCCTTCCAGCGCGCCCTCGAAACCGGCGACCCGCAAAACCTGCTCGACATCCTCGCCCCCGACGTCGTCCTGCTGGCCGACGGCGGCGGCATCAAGCGCGCGGCCGCACGGCCGATCCTCGGCGCCGACAAGGTGGCCCGCTACCTCATCGGCGGCGCGGGCAAGGTCAAGGGCCGATACGTCTTCGTCAGCACCGTGGTCAACGGCCAACCGGCACTCGCGATACATCTGGACGGCGAGTTCGACGGCATCATGACCATGCGCGTCGAGGACGGCAACATCACCGGCCTCTACTTCGTCCGCAACCCGGAGAAGCTGACCCACGTCGAAGCCGAAACCCAGTTCACCCTGCGCTAGCCTCCATCGTAAGACGCTCCGTCTTACGATGGAGGCATGGCGGACACAATCACCATTCGGACGGATGCGGAGACGGAACACGCCCTGGAAGTGCTGACGGCCGATGGGCAAACGCGGTCGGCTGCTATTCGCGCGGCTGTCTTGGGCGAAGCTCGTCGGCGGGAACGGCTCGCCGATATGCAGTGGGAAGTACTGAACATCCCCCTGGGCGAGCTGGACGGAATCAACCTCGGTGACGAGATCGCACGTGAGCGAAGCGGCGAACTGTGATCTACCTCGATTCCGCGGCAGGGGTGAAATGGACGCGCGCGTACGCAGCCTCGCGCGCGCGGTCCTGCCGGCCA encodes:
- a CDS encoding RNA polymerase sigma-70 factor, whose product is MSDHASNPATDSFVAHRNLLFTVAYEMLGSAADAEDVLQETWLRWAEVDLSTVLDERAYLVRITSRQALNRLRSLKRRKESYVGPWLPEPLLTAPDVAEDVELAESLSTALMLVLETLSPTERAVFVLREVFDVSYDEIAASVDKTPAAVRQIAHRARQHVDARRPRSTVTRSQTKAALESFQRALETGDPQNLLDILAPDVVLLADGGGIKRAAARPILGADKVARYLIGGAGKVKGRYVFVSTVVNGQPALAIHLDGEFDGIMTMRVEDGNITGLYFVRNPEKLTHVEAETQFTLR
- a CDS encoding ESX secretion-associated protein EspG, encoding MNWTLTPDQFALAWSRTDGDRIPYPLAVRLSARDTAERAAQLPALDEWCDQVLDAELAAALRALADPAVRVEIFGERQAGDPAVQSRQVRQEALPGTVGPPVPVAEPDDFDDESARPVRILGAVSGNIAVVAAQRPGATPDRGGDLRLFVTTPKSLASRMVSMLPKNSPGTLSRLTAPLSKVTEDSRDMVTMQVAGPATPARIRKLLNHPRDGIGQIVVSIRRPDGDLRPFGVLCWIDVRADGRYTVRTGTDVDITPVDAEGFRDALRPMLTAAEKKTTAYAQAW
- a CDS encoding DoxX family protein, producing MNIALWITAGLLAAAALASGGAKVLLPKEKLSGKPGGEWAADSSDSFIKTLGVLEVLAAVGLILPAVLDIAPVLVPVTAVAWILLMIGAMITHLRYEGGYKFAVANAVYLLLAAFIAWGRFVLEPFA